CACCTCGACTCAGCCTTCAGACCAGTGCGGCTCTGCTCGCACTGCTTTTTTTCGCGGTGCACGTCGTGCTCGGGATTCTCTGCTACCGTGGAGCGCTCAACTACTACGTCTGGGGACGGCCCAGCGCGTTTTTTTGGGCGTTTTATTTCTTTATCGGCCTCCACTTCCGCACTCTCACGTCGCTGCTTTCACGCCGGACCTTGGTGGCCGTGAGCGGCGGTGCCGGGGCGATCGCGCTGGCGGCGATGGCGTGGAACTTCCACCACCTGCTCGATCGCTCGGTCATGGGCGACCACTTCCAATTCAACCCCCTCGACCTGGCTTACGTCCGCCCCGAAATGTTGCTCTACGACGTCGCCACCGTGCTTGCCCTGGGTCTGGGCGTGGCGCTCGGCTGGTTTGCCCGGCCCGGACTGTTCTCCTACCTCGGACAATTCACCCTCGAAATCTACCTGTGGCACATCCTGCTGCTCTATTTCGCGGTGTGGCGCTATAGCGACGCGCTCGCGTCCTGTCGCGCCATCCCTGAGCTCATCATGATCATCTGCGTCGGCGCCGCCGCGGTGATTGCGGTCGCCACCGACCTTTGGCACCGGATCAAGTCCTTCGCCACCACGCATCGACTCGTCCTGGTCCGCCGCGAATAAAGCGGGCGGAGCATCCCGCGCGACGGTCGATGCACTTCGCTGCGAGGTTGCCATCCCGTCCCGCGATTCCGTAGTTCTCTGCTAACTTCATGGCTCAACCCTCCCCTTCCGCCTTCCGCATCGCGGTCGCCATCCCCTGCTATCAGGAGGAAAAGACGATCGCGCAGGTCGTCAGCGACTTCAAAGCCCAGTTGCCCGACGCCGCCATCTACGTTTTCGACAACAACTGCACCGACCGCACGGCCGAGTTCGCCCGCGCCGCGGGGGCCACCGTCATCCGCGAGAAACGCCAGGGCAAGGGCTACGTCGTCGCCTCCATGTTCGAACTCCTCACCGAGGATGTCATCGTCATGGTGGACGGCGACGGCACCTACGACGCCACCGCCGTCCACCGCCTGTTGGAACCTATCCGCCGTGGAGACGCCGACATGACCGTCGCCGCCCGCCTGCAGCAATACAGCGACAAATCATTCCGCAAGTTCCACGTCGCCGGCAACCAGCTCGTCTGCTCGATCATCAACCGCATCTTCGCCGCGCAAATCTCGGACATTTTCTCCGGCTACCGCGCATTCACCCACGAGTGCGCCCTGTCGATTCCGATCACCTCGCGCGGCTTCGACGTCGAGACCGAGCTCACCGTCCAAAGCCTTTACCGCGGCGCCGTCATCCGTGAAATCGAAGCCCCTTACGGCGAACGCCCCTCCGGCAGCTTTTCCAAGCTCCGCACCTTCCCGGACGGTATCCGCGTGTTGCTGCGCCTGTTCCTGCTCATGCGCGCCTACAAGCCGCTCACGCTCTTCGGCAGCCTCGGCCTGCTCGCCCTCCTCGGCAGCGCCGCCTGCGCCGTCCTGCCGCTGATCGAGCTGGTGGAGCTCCACCGCGTCGCCAGCCGCCCCTCTGCCATCCTCTCCATCACGGGTTTCATGCTCGGCTGCCTCAGCATCGCGCTCGGCCTCGTCCTGAGCACGACAAACCAGCGGCTGCTCGAACTCGAGCGCGTGCTCATCAAGCGGGCCCGCCGCTCTTAATCCGGCAGACGGCGCATCACGCTCATGGGCACCAAGGACTTCAACGCGCTCGACCTTCTCATCTGCCGCTGGCGCTCCCGCGCCCTGCACCGGCTCGTGCCGGCCGACGCCACCATGCTCGATTTCGGCTGCGGGCACCAGGCGATGTTCCTGCGCTCGGTGCAGACGAAAATAAAGCGCGGCGTCGGCCTCGACTACGACGCCACTCCCGCGCAACCGGCACCCAATCTCGAACTGCGCCAATTCCGTTTCGTCGATCGCTTCGACTACCCGGACGCGAGTTTCAACCTCGTCACCATCCTTGCCGTGCTCGAGCACATCCCGCTCGACCAGGTTGATGTCCTTTTCCGTGAATTCTCGCGCATCCTCGCGCCCGGCGGCCGCATCCTCGTCACCACGCCGACTCCCGCCGCCAAGCCCGTGTTGGAATTCATGGCCTTTCGCCTGAAAATCATCTCCGCCCCGGAAATCGCCGACCACAAACACTACTATACCGAAGCCGACCTGCGGGCCCTCGCGGCGCGTCACGGTCTGTCCTGTCCGGTATATCGGCGTTTCCTCTGGGGATTCAACTGCCTGTCCGCGATGGAAAAGCCCGCGACGCCCCCGGCAGCCTGAACGCGCTTCGTGGCGATGGAATTGCTTTTCATTCATCTAATCCTGCTCGTGTGGTTGGCGGTCGCGGCGGCCTATCGCTGGACGGAAACCACCTCGGAAACACTGCTCGGCGCCGGCGCGCTGGCGTGGGTGAATCTTGTCGGGACCGCACTGACGCTGTCGTGCTTCCACCGCTGGGGCAACGTGGGCCTCACCCTCGGCGTTTCCCTGACCCTCGGCGCCGCGACCGCCCTGCTGGCTTGGCGTTTTCCCTCGACTAACCGTCGCCACTTCGCCCCCGCGACCACACACCCCGTTGTCTATTTCGGCACCCTGGTCGCTGTCGGCCTGCTCATCGCAGGCAGCATCGCCTTGGCCGCCACCTACGCGCCGCTCGACCCCAACGCGCTCGGCCGCACCTTGCCGCGCGCACTCCAGTTTCTGGTCGATGGCAATGTCTTCGCGGGCACGAGCGGCCAGCCGTCCCAACCCTGTCTCTTTCCGGACTACGGCATTTTGCATTCCTGGCTGCTGACCTTCCGTCCGGAACTGACCACGCTGAATTTCGTCAACCTCATCCTCTGGTTGTTCAGCGGTTGCGCGCTGCATCGATTCTGCCGGCTCGCCGGGTGCAGCCGCGAAGCCTCGCTCCTGGCTCTTGGCTGTGCCTGGTCGGCATTCCCCGTGCTCACCCAAGCGGTCACACTCGATCACCACCTCGCCGCCGGTGTCGCTCTGCTCGCCGCCGCCGCGTTCCTGCTCGCGTGGTCGAGGGATGGACGAAACTCTTCGGCGCTCTTCGGCGGCGCACTCGCCGGACTCGCCGCCGGTAGCAGTCTCGCCGCTGCGATGATCGTGCTGTGCCTCGCCGGCCTAGCAACCCTGCGTCCATTTCGTGTCCACCTGCGCCGTGGCTGGAAACTCGTGCTGCCGGGACTCGCCCTGGGGTTGCTGCCAACGCTGCTCAGCCTGATCGCCGCCGCCCGCCACGATTCGCTTGTCCACATCGTTGCCGAAACCATCGCCGCCGAATCGGCCACATTGGACGCGGTGCCTGCGCGCGAACTCGTCGGCCCGTGGGCGGACCGCGCGATCGGGCCGGGTCTCACCGGCTGCCTTTGCCTCGGAGCAGCCCTGTTGGGTTTCCGTCGCTCGCGCGAGTGGTCGCAGCCTGCATTCTGGCTCGGCGCGGTCGGGCTTGCTTGGGCCGTCATCCTCGCGTTGCCCGCGCTCGCGACTCGCCACTCGCCCCAACTCGCACCCGCCATCCTCCTCGCCGCGCCCAGTCTTGCCATCGCCCTGGATCGATGGGGGGCGCCGCGCAACCGCTGGTTGCCGCTCGCGCTTCCGCTCCTCGCCATCTGCCTCTGGTCTGGTTCGGATACGCTTCGTCACAACATCTGGCGCCCGCTGGAACCGCTGCTCAATCCCAGCGCCCCGCGCCTGGAGCCAGCCAAGCTCCGCGCCGAGCTCGAGCAACACCTCGTGCACGATGCGCGACTCAACCTCAGTCCGCCCGCTGTCCCGCACATCCGCACCGGATCCGTCCCGCGTTACGATCTCCTCCGCACGGATGCCTACAACATTCTCTCCCGTCCCCGCAGCGCCCGCAGCCGCGCCCTCGCCCATCTTGATCTGGGACCGGCCTATGTCCTTCTCACCTTCCCCGGCAAGGCCACGCCCGGCGTCGAACCGCTCGGCAGCACCAGTTCGGAATTCGCCGCACGCGACTACTTCGGCCTGCCCGGTAACGCCGACGAACAGGTCTTCGACAATAACGGCCTCCTGCTCGCGACCGTCGAGCGCAGCCGCGACACGAATCCGCCCCAACTGCTGATCGATATCGCCGGACTCCATCAACGCGACGGCGCCTGCGTCGACGTGATCGCCGAAACCGAAAGCGGCGTCGATAGACTCCTCGCCACCTTCTCGCGCGCCGGCACGCAAACCGCACCGTATCCGTCGTCGGTCCGCGCTCTTCGTTTCCGTCTGCGGAACTCCGACCCCGACGGTGCCGAACGCAGCACCGCCGTGCTCGAGGCGCTCCCGCCCGACCAATACATCGCCGCCACCTCGACCGACCCCAGACTCTCTTTCCAATATGAGTTCGTCAGCCGCCCGGAACCGACGGCCACCAAAGCCGGTCGCGGTCTGCTGCCGACCGAGGGACCGTTTCCCGATCTCGCCCTACCGTTGTTGCGCTGGATGCGCGCCGATCGTATCCAGTTGCAAATCCCCGCCGCGCCGGACGTGAAAACCCTGCGCGTCAGCCTCAGCGCCCATCTCCACCAGCGCCGTCAAGGCCTGCTCGAGATCTCCTGCAACGGACGTGCCGCGCAACGCATCGAGTTCACCGATCCCGAGAGTTGGCAGGATGCGATCCTGGAGTTCCCCGCGGACTCCGGCGGCAATGTCATCGAACTCCATGAACTGCCGCCCAAGCCGGGGCCGGATTGGTATGAATACCTCAATCGCTACCCTGACGTGCGGCGCCACGTGGAAATGATGCGCAAGCCCCTCGTCGAAGGCGCGCGCGAGCACTACGAAACTTGCGGCAAGGCCGAGGGCCGCACCGTCGTCCTGGTCGAGCAACCGCGCCCCGCGGCCGATGCCTATCTCTATATGTTTCGCAGCCTGCGCGTGGAGGGCCTGAAACCATGAGCGCCACGACTCCGCCGCTGCCGCCGGCCGCTCCAAGGAATAGCCACCGCTTCGCGCACGCAGGCATCGCTCTGCTGGCGTTGCTGTTCGCCTTTCTCACGATGACGCGCATCTCGCGCGACGATCCGTGGTATCGAAACACGGACATGAACATCCACAACATCGCCGACGCCCTGAGCCTGAATTCCGGCTATCCGCTCGGCATCGTGGATCAGCCCGCCACCACGACGAAACTCCTCCTCGCTTTCGACTTTCGCCTGCGCGACGCGGTGGGCGCTCAACCGGTCTGGACGCTCAAACGCTTCGCTCGCAGTCCCGACCTCATCGCGCAAATCGCCGACCTGGTCCGGGCCGCGCGCCAACACAGTCGCACGCTGGTGGTGCTCTTCATTATTTTCGCCGGGTTCTTCGTGGCCCAAGCCACGCGCCGATTCGAACTCGGCTGCCTCGCCGTCGTCTTGCTCTCGGGCTGTTCCGGCCTGCTTTTCCACGGATTGCTGATCCGGCCGGAATTGCTCTGCACGATTTTCGGCGTGATGGCCATGCACTGCGTCTGGCTCGCGACGCAGTCCACGCGACCGGCCGGTCGCACCCTCTGGCTGGTGCTGGCCGGCGCCGGTGGCGGCTTCGCCATCCTCTCCAAACTGCCCGGGCTATACTTTCTCATCCTCGTTTTCGGCTGGTGTGCCGTGTCCCCGCTGATCGCGCTGGTTGAAGGGCGAGAGGCTTCCGCCGCGCCTCCGCTCAGCCCGCGCGCCACGCTGATCCTGCCCGCGATCGGGCTGGTCCTCCTGCTCTGCGTGCTGTCGTTCAGCGCCGCCGGCTCCGAAGTGCATCCCGCTGCGGCGCGCCGGCTGCGCCTGCTCGTCGGCCTCGCGG
This window of the Candidatus Didemnitutus sp. genome carries:
- a CDS encoding acyltransferase, producing the protein MSTPVAPLRPDRNSYIDALRGVSIVGVVCVHFGGSFVTTDLHVWSPSFLLGLSLNQLFCFAVPMFVFLSGLLAGSSRREIPLIDYYRGRFHRIVVPYLVASVPAFFLLNHYAEWSRLPDFSARLRWLAEHLLYQGVEPTLYFIPLILQLYLVQPLLKALPAWGQRLAPRLSLQTSAALLALLFFAVHVVLGILCYRGALNYYVWGRPSAFFWAFYFFIGLHFRTLTSLLSRRTLVAVSGGAGAIALAAMAWNFHHLLDRSVMGDHFQFNPLDLAYVRPEMLLYDVATVLALGLGVALGWFARPGLFSYLGQFTLEIYLWHILLLYFAVWRYSDALASCRAIPELIMIICVGAAAVIAVATDLWHRIKSFATTHRLVLVRRE
- a CDS encoding glycosyltransferase produces the protein MAQPSPSAFRIAVAIPCYQEEKTIAQVVSDFKAQLPDAAIYVFDNNCTDRTAEFARAAGATVIREKRQGKGYVVASMFELLTEDVIVMVDGDGTYDATAVHRLLEPIRRGDADMTVAARLQQYSDKSFRKFHVAGNQLVCSIINRIFAAQISDIFSGYRAFTHECALSIPITSRGFDVETELTVQSLYRGAVIREIEAPYGERPSGSFSKLRTFPDGIRVLLRLFLLMRAYKPLTLFGSLGLLALLGSAACAVLPLIELVELHRVASRPSAILSITGFMLGCLSIALGLVLSTTNQRLLELERVLIKRARRS
- a CDS encoding class I SAM-dependent methyltransferase, translated to MGTKDFNALDLLICRWRSRALHRLVPADATMLDFGCGHQAMFLRSVQTKIKRGVGLDYDATPAQPAPNLELRQFRFVDRFDYPDASFNLVTILAVLEHIPLDQVDVLFREFSRILAPGGRILVTTPTPAAKPVLEFMAFRLKIISAPEIADHKHYYTEADLRALAARHGLSCPVYRRFLWGFNCLSAMEKPATPPAA
- a CDS encoding phospholipid carrier-dependent glycosyltransferase, translating into MSATTPPLPPAAPRNSHRFAHAGIALLALLFAFLTMTRISRDDPWYRNTDMNIHNIADALSLNSGYPLGIVDQPATTTKLLLAFDFRLRDAVGAQPVWTLKRFARSPDLIAQIADLVRAARQHSRTLVVLFIIFAGFFVAQATRRFELGCLAVVLLSGCSGLLFHGLLIRPELLCTIFGVMAMHCVWLATQSTRPAGRTLWLVLAGAGGGFAILSKLPGLYFLILVFGWCAVSPLIALVEGREASAAPPLSPRATLILPAIGLVLLLCVLSFSAAGSEVHPAAARRLRLLVGLAALLPLLQLVRSPSRITSYLIDRTLEFALLLGGALGACVGWFVALRATMPAAAAANYGVKVLDVVFFPDPLVQLYTQPGVTHRLHGLLRFFVESPVLLVTTTAFAIALLCLRSVNLRLRAFALLFYAQSVGMIWMMSKRQYFSQYSIFVEVPLALTWCFGLAALQEWWQRRADVHERRWPAAIALTAAFILMLTMPLDLAPKYIGYQDDASVPVSDFTITFLYDHDAHPEAYRAAMKARYPTRPDFVQALSRYLADPAHRH